In the genome of Falsirhodobacter halotolerans, one region contains:
- a CDS encoding bile acid:sodium symporter family protein gives MGKTFAFWVVLFAVLGFLLPDTFRQLTPWIVTLLGIIMFGMGLTISADDFREVARRPFDVGVGVLSQFLIMPLLAVLLTRLIPMPPEVAAGVILVGCCPGGTSSNVMTYLSKGDVALSVACTSVTTLLAPLVTPFLVLMLASEYLPVNAGAMFLSIVKVVLLPLALGFLAQKLLPSFVRAAIPALPLVSVTGIVLIVAAVVGASKGAIVQSGLTIFAVVVLHNGLGYMVGFFAARAFGLSLAKRKAIAIEVGMQNSGLGAALATAFFSPLAAVPSAIFSVWHNISGALFANYMARQTEDDPRA, from the coding sequence GTGGGTAAGACATTTGCGTTCTGGGTGGTTCTGTTCGCGGTTCTGGGCTTTCTTCTGCCCGACACGTTCCGCCAGCTGACGCCATGGATCGTCACGCTTTTGGGGATCATCATGTTCGGGATGGGGCTGACCATCTCGGCCGATGATTTCCGCGAGGTGGCGCGGCGTCCGTTCGATGTGGGTGTGGGCGTGCTGTCGCAGTTCCTGATCATGCCGCTGCTGGCGGTGCTGCTGACCAGGCTGATCCCGATGCCGCCCGAAGTGGCGGCGGGGGTCATCCTGGTCGGGTGTTGCCCCGGCGGCACGTCCAGCAACGTCATGACCTATTTGTCCAAAGGGGACGTCGCGCTGTCGGTGGCCTGCACCAGCGTCACGACGCTGCTGGCGCCCCTTGTGACGCCGTTCCTCGTCCTGATGCTGGCCAGCGAGTATCTTCCCGTGAACGCGGGCGCGATGTTCCTGTCGATCGTCAAGGTCGTCCTGCTGCCGCTGGCCTTGGGCTTTCTGGCGCAGAAGCTGCTGCCCTCCTTCGTGCGGGCGGCGATTCCGGCGCTGCCTTTGGTCAGCGTGACGGGCATCGTGCTGATCGTCGCGGCGGTGGTGGGGGCGTCCAAGGGGGCGATCGTCCAGTCGGGCCTGACGATCTTTGCCGTGGTCGTGCTGCATAACGGGCTGGGATACATGGTCGGCTTTTTTGCCGCGCGGGCCTTCGGCCTCAGCCTGGCCAAACGCAAGGCCATCGCGATCGAGGTGGGGATGCAGAATTCGGGGCTGGGGGCGGCGCTGGCCACGGCCTTCTTCTCGCCCCTGGCGGCGGTGCCGAGCGCCATCTTCAGCGTGTGGCACAATATTTCGGGGGCGCTGTTCGCCAACTACATGGCGCGGCAGACTGAGGACGATCCGCGGGCATGA
- a CDS encoding SIMPL domain-containing protein: MKLLKACVLGTALTLPMAALADGKIEVTGQGQVSIAPDMATVTLGVTSQGDTAQAAMEANAAELTRVMERLTGAGIAEADVQTTGLQLNPNWAEGENQARRIDGYTAENMVTVKVRQLDGLGGVLDAAVADGANTLNGIAFDLADPKPAMDEARKRAVADAVERAQLMTEAAGVRLGNIERISEGGNVSVPMPMYRMAAEAASTPVSAGEITRDAQVTIVFEIDEMKREGGPGN; the protein is encoded by the coding sequence ATGAAACTGTTGAAAGCCTGCGTATTGGGAACGGCCCTGACATTGCCGATGGCCGCCCTGGCCGATGGCAAGATCGAGGTGACGGGGCAGGGACAGGTGTCCATCGCGCCCGACATGGCGACGGTCACCCTGGGCGTCACCTCCCAAGGCGACACCGCCCAGGCGGCGATGGAGGCGAATGCCGCCGAACTGACCCGCGTGATGGAGCGTCTGACCGGTGCCGGAATTGCCGAGGCGGATGTGCAGACCACCGGCCTGCAACTCAACCCCAACTGGGCCGAGGGTGAAAACCAGGCCCGCCGGATCGACGGCTACACCGCCGAGAACATGGTCACCGTCAAGGTGCGCCAGCTGGACGGTCTGGGCGGTGTGCTGGATGCCGCCGTGGCCGACGGGGCCAACACGCTGAACGGGATCGCCTTCGATCTGGCCGACCCGAAACCCGCGATGGACGAAGCCCGCAAGCGCGCCGTGGCCGACGCGGTGGAGCGGGCGCAGCTGATGACCGAGGCGGCCGGCGTCCGTCTGGGCAATATCGAGCGGATCAGCGAAGGGGGCAACGTGTCGGTGCCGATGCCGATGTATCGCATGGCGGCGGAGGCGGCCTCGACCCCCGTTTCGGCGGGCGAGATCACCCGCGATGCGCAGGTGACCATCGTGTTCGAGATCGACGAGATGAAGCGGGAAGGCGGCCCCGGCAACTGA